Proteins encoded by one window of Cannabis sativa cultivar Pink pepper isolate KNU-18-1 chromosome 4, ASM2916894v1, whole genome shotgun sequence:
- the LOC115712528 gene encoding polygalacturonase At1g48100 — MKKSKSSSLLILLLILVLIFVITFSTISVEARKHQTKKNKPHNKHKKDNKGGNNSNNNNNSNSPCPSPVPPHQPPSSSVSNIFNVLSFGAKGDGVSDDSKALLAAWEGACKVSGATVIVPSKYKFLIKPIILQGPCMPHLIFQIDGTLLAPPKIGSWQKYNLFQWIYFKWINNFTIQGTGVVDGQGSNWWCLSQVYNTQKKSKYIPDMKPTALRFYSSNDVTVKNIKIINSPQCHLKFDSSKRIKVDNITISSPENSPNTDGIHLQNSQDVEIHHSNIECGDDCVSIQTGCSNVHVHHMNCGPGHGISIGSLGKDKTVACVSNIVVENISLKNTLSGVRIKTWQGGIGSVKNVSFSNIQVSDVKVPIMIDQYYCDKNTYCKNQSGAVGISGIKYDKIIGTFSAQPIHLACSKEIPCIDVDLIDIQLSPSIGYNNRGLLKQALCSNSYGKSEAPLVPSSIDYCLRSVGGPVRRTERSHEHICSTGKY; from the exons ATGAAGAAAAGCAAGAGCTCATCacttcttattcttcttctcaTCTTGGTCCTTATCTTTGTTATTACCTTTTCCACAATCTCAGTCGAAGCAAGAAAACACCAAACTAAGAAGAACAAACCACACAATAAGCACAAAAAAGATAACAAAGGTGGTAACAAtagtaacaataataataatagtaattctCCATGTCCATCTCCAGTGCCACCTCATCAACCTCCTTCTTCTTCTGTGTCTAATATTTTCAATGTCTTGTCTTTTGGAGCCAAAGGTGATGGAGTTTCAGATGATTCCAag GCACTTCTAGCAGCATGGGAAGGTGCATGCAAAGTTTCAGGGGCAACAGTAATAGTTCCATCAAAATACAAGTTTCTTATCAAGCCCATAATTCTTCAAGGCCCTTGTAtgcctcacttaatttttcag ATTGATGGTACTCTATTGGCTCCTCCAAAAATTGGGTCTTGGCAGAAATACAATTTATTTCAATGGATATACTTTAAATGGATCAATAATTTCACTATTCAAGGCACTGGTGTTGTTGATGGTCAAGGCTCTAACTGGTGGTGTCTCTCCCAAGTTTACAACACTCAg AAGAAATCCAAGTATATTCCAGACATGAAACCTACT GCTTTGAGATTCTATTCAAGCAATGATGTGAcagttaaaaacattaaaatcatAAACAGTCCTCAGTGTCATCTTAAATTTGACAGCTCTAAGAGGATCAAAGTTGACAATATTACAATATCTTCACCAGAAAATAGCCCCAATACAGATGGTATTCACTTGCAAAACTCTCAAGATGTTGAGATTCATCATTCAAATATTGAGTGTG GAGATGACTGTGTATCCATACAAACTGGTTGCTCAAATGTTCATGTTCATCATATGAATTGTGGCCCTGGACATGGTATAAG CATAGGAAGTCTAGGAAAAGACAAAACAGTTGCTTGTGTTTCCAATATAgttgttgaaaatatttcaCTTAAAAACACTCTATCAGGAGTAAGAATCAAAACTTGGCag GGAGGAATTGGATCAGTGAAAAATGTATCATTCTCAAATATCCAAGTTAGTGATGTGAAAGTTCCTATAATGATAGACCAATACTATTGTGACAAGAACACATATTGCAAGAACCAAAGTGGGGCAGTGGGAATTTCAGGTATTAAGTATGATAAAATAATAGGAACATTCTCAGCTCAGCCAATTCACCTTGCTTGTAGCAAAGAAATTCCATGCATAGATGTTGATCTAATTGACATACAACTAAGCCCTtcaattgggtacaacaacaGAGGATTATTAAAACAAGCACTGTGTTCAAACTCATATGGGAAATCAGAGGCACCATTGGTCCCTTCAAGTATTGATTATTGCTTAAGAAGTGTTGGTGGTCCAGTTAGAAGAACAGAAAGGTCACATGAACATATTTGCTCTACTGGCAAATACtag
- the LOC115712120 gene encoding high affinity nitrate transporter 2.5, translating to MEGETSTTVMMDSSSKPYNNSKFALPVDSENKATEFRLFSAAKPHMRAFHLSWISFFSCFVSTFAAPPLIPIIRDNLNLTASDIGNAGIASVSGAVFARVAMGTACDLFGPRLASASLILLTAPAVYFTAMADSATSFLLVRFFTGFSLSTFVSTQFWMSSMFSAPVVGGANGVAAGWGNLGGGATQLIMPLVFSLIRDLGAVKFTAWRIAFFIPALFQMMTAFAIFFFGQDTPDGNFHSLKKSGEKPKDKFSSVLFFGVTNYRGWILALTYGYCFGVELTIDNIIAEYFFDRFNLNLHTAGMIAASFGLANIVARPAGGIISDAMSRRFGMRGRLWALWSMQTLGGVLCVILGQLSSLGSSVVVMILFSFFVQAACGLTFGVVPFVSRRSLGVISGMTGGGGNVGAVLTQMIFFKGSKYSKETGITLMGVMILCCTLPITLIYFPQWGGMFCGPSSSKNNDKVSTEEDYYLSEWSLSEKEKGFHQASVKFAENSRSERGGKLDSVTRPHELPSSSPLV from the exons atggAAGGAGAAACCTCAACCACAGTGATGATGGACTCTTCTTCTAAGCCTTATAATAATTCAAAGTTCGCTCTCCCTGTAGACTCAGAGAACAAAGCCACCGAGTTCAGATTATTCTCAGCAGCCAAACCCCATATGAGAGCTTTTCACCTCTCATGGATTTCCTTCTTCTCATGCTTCGTCTCCACTTTCGCAGCCCCACCCTTAATCCCAATCATCAGAGACAACCTTAACCTCACAGCCTCAGACATAGGCAATGCCGGAATCGCCTCTGTTTCGGGTGCAGTCTTCGCACGTGTGGCAATGGGAACAGCCTGCGATCTCTTCGGACCCCGTTTAGCCTCTGCTTCTCTCATCCTCTTAACTGCTCCGGCGGTATACTTCACCGCCATGGCCGATTCCGCCACCTCCTTCCTCCTAGTCAGATTCTTCACAGGCTTTTCTTTATCAACTTTTGTGTCCACCCAGTTCTGGATGAGCTCTATGTTCTCTGCTCCGGTTGTCGGCGGAGCCAACGGAGTCGCCGCCGGTTGGGGAAACTTGGGTGGCGGCGCAACCCAACTCATTATGCCTTTAGTATTTTCCCTTATACGAGACTTGGGAGCAGTAAAGTTCACAGCTTGGAGAATAGCTTTCTTCATCCCTGCTTTGTTTCAGATGATGACAGCTTTCGCTATCTTTTTCTTCGGCCAAGACACCCCAGATGGAAACTTCCATAGCCTGAAGAAATCAGGGGAAAAACCCAAAGACAAATTCTCAAGCGTTTTGTTTTTTGGTGTCACAAACTATAGAGGGTGGATTTTAGCACTAACGTATGGATACTGCTTTGGTGTGGAGCTTACCATAGATAATATCATAGCTGAGTATTTTTTTGACAGATTTAATCTGAATCTTCACACGGCGGGGATGATTGCAGCGAGTTTCGGTTTGGCGAATATCGTGGCTAGACCGGCCGGAGGGATTATCTCCGACGCAATGTCGAGAAGATTTGGTATGAGAGGAAGGCTTTGGGCTCTGTGGAGTATGCAAACATTGGGTGGAGTTTTGTGTGTGATTCTTGGACAGTTAAGCTCTTTGGGTTCCTCTGTTGTGGTTATGATATTATTCTCTTTCTTTGTCCAAGCTGCTTGTGGTCTTACTTTTGGGGTTGTTCCTTTTGTGTCTCGAag GTCATTGGGGGTTATATCTGGTATGACAGGAGGGGGTGGAAATGTTGGTGCAGTTTTGACACAAATGATATTCTTTAAAGGATCAAAATACTCAAAAGAAACAGGTATAACTCTAATGGGTGTTATGATTTTATGCTGTACTCTTCCAATAACATTAATCTATTTTCCACAATGGGGTGGTATGTTCTGTggtccttcttcttcaaagaATAATGATAAAGTGAGTACTGAAGAGGATTATTATTTATCTGAATGGAGTTTGAGtgagaaagagaagggttttCACCAAGCAAGTGTTAAATTTGCTGAGAATAGCAGAAGTGAAAGGGGTGGAAAACTTGACTCGGTTACAAGGCCTCATGAACTCCCATCATCTTCCCCTCTTGTTTAA